The nucleotide sequence GCCTCGTAGTCCAGATAGCCGAGCGTCTGCGCGGCGACACCCTCGGCTTCCGGCTCCTTGGATGCCTCCGCCAAGGCCAGCGCCTCCAGTGCGCGCTCCCGCGCTTCAGGTCGCTGACCCGCGCTCAATCTCGCCATCGACTCATCGGCGAGCATTCGAGCCCGCGCGCCTGGCGGCAGGCTTTCCCGGCTCGCCGTCTCGACGATCCGGAAGACCTCATCCGGCTGTCCGGTTCTCTGCGCTGCGCGGCACAGCATCACCCAGCGATCGGCGCGTCTCGGCCCAGAAGGCTCCAGCTCGAGCGCGCGACGCAGATGATGCGCCGCGGGCACGAACAGCCTGCGCTCCATGAATTGCCTGGCCGCGCGCTCGTGCCATTCCGCCGCGGCGTCCGGAACCTCGGCCTCGGCGAGGCTCGCCGCGAGACGCGCGACTTCGGTGTCGGGGCCTTCCTCCAGCACCAGGGCGGCTTCGTCGAGCGCGGCTCGCGCCTCCCCCGCGCCGCGCAGGTGATGGAAGCGCTGGAGCCGGCTGAGTTCAGTCAGGCCGAGCGCCATCCGGTGAAGCTCGCGGCGACGCTCGTTCGGGATCTCCTCAGCCAGTCGATCGGCGAGGAGCGGCGGCCAGAGCTGAATGGCTCCGGAGACCTGCCGCGTCGCCAGCCCTGAGTCGATCACCGACTCGATCGCATCCGCGCCGGCCTCAGGAAGGAGTCGGGCGATCTCATCGGCCGACAGCGCAGCCCTCCACACCGCGAGCGCCTCCGCGAGCATCCGCGCCCTGGGCTCGAGCGCCGCGCAGCGGGCGAGCAGTGATTCCTCGTAGTCCGCCGGCGCGCCCACTTTCGAGAGCGCGTCTTCATCGACGCGCATTCCGGCTTCGTCTTCGACGACCGCCCCTGCCGCCACCGCGCGACGCAGGAGCTCGACGGCCAGTCCGGGATGTCCCCCGCTCCGGGACCAGAGATCGTGCTCGAGCGATGGAGGAAGCGTGTCGCCGAGCCGAACCGCGGCGAGACGGGCGAGTCCTTCGCGCGAGAGCGGCGGCAGTTCGATGCGCTCCGCGAGACCGGTGGCCACCATCATCGCCTCGTCCTCGGGCACGCGATCGGCGCGGCGTCTGGCCCACAGCCACGCCACCGTGGATGGCTCGGGTCGCGAGATCAGGCGGCGCACCCAGGCGCGCGACCACTCATCGAGCCGCTCGGCGTCATCGATCAGCACGACAGGGCTGCCGGCGCGGGACAGGGTGGCGATCCATCCCGACGCTGCTTCGGTCCAGGTCTCGACGTTGGCACTCGTGGCGTCACGGAGCCCGAGCGTGGCGTCGGCGTCGGCGCCGGCCTGGAGGGCCAGCCGGCGCAGCAGCGTCATCGCCGTCGCGCGCGGCTCCTCGAATGCTGCGCTCGAGAGATGGAACACCGGCCGCCCCGCGAGCGTCGCGCGATGGGCGAGCTCGGTGAGCAGCGCCGACTTCCCCGCACCCGCCACACCGGAGAGAACGATCAGCCTCGGGCGCAGCGGCGTTCGGCTCCACCAGCTCTCGAATCGGGTCAGCTCGGACTCTCGGCCGGCGATCGACTCGACCTCGATGCGCTCTGCCAGCGGCCGGCGCGCCGCAGGGTGCATGGCCTCCAGCGCTCGGCGGACTTCGCGGGCGTCGCGTGGCCGCTCCGCGGGCGACGCGGCCATCAGTCGGTAGATGAGCTGGATGAGCGCTCCGGGAGCTCCGGCCGCTTCGAGCGGTCCGGTCGACGGCGCACTCTCGCGCTGGCGCCGCAGCACCGCATCCACGGTCTCGCCCCCGAACGGTGGACGGCGGGCGAGCAGGGCATAAAGCGTCGCCCCGAGGCCGTACAGGTCGTTCGACGGACTGGGCGTCTGCCCCGCAACGATCTCCGGAGCCGCGAAGCCGGCGGTTCCCGCATGGCTCTGCCCGGTGCGTCCGATCAGCGTGGCGAGTCCGAAATCGACGAGCTTCACTTCGCGAGGCAGCGCGCCGGGCCGATCGCCGGGGAGCACGATCAGGTTCTCGGGCTTGAGGTCGCCGTGCACCACATTGGCCGCGTGCAGGACCTCGAGCCCGTGAGCAACGCGCGCCGCGACGTAGAAGATGGCGGCGCGATCGTCGGAGGCAAGAGCCCGGTGGGAAGGCAATCCGGGCACGTATTCCATGGTGTAGTAGGGAACCCCATCGGGCGAAACGCCGAACTCGTGCACCGCCACGATCGACGGGTGGCGCACTCGGGTGAGCGCCTGGAACTCGCGGCGCACGCTGTCCGCCAGGTCGGCTTCCTGCACGTGCAACCGCTTCAGCGCGCACTCGAGGCCGGTCGTGGTGTCACGGGCCAGAAAGACCTCGCCCATGCCGCCGGTCCCGAGACGTCTGAGCAGCAGGAATCGACCTGCGAAGCGTTCGATCATCGTTTCCGAGAGAGGGCGATCGGTGGATCCGAGGATGCGCGGCCAGAGTCTACACCCCGGTCCGACCGCGGCAACTCCCTCTGGGCCGCGGAGCTACCCGCGCGAAGCCCCGGACTCGAGAGCCGGTGGAAGGCGATCTAGGGAATGAACCCGATCGAACCCGGCCTCGTTGTCGGATAATCCAAAGTGTTCCGAGCCACCATCGTGTGTCTGACGGGAGGGTCCCATGCTTCAGAGCGCCAAATCCAGGCGGCTGCTCTCCGCCGCAGTTTTCGTCCTCGTCGCGTTGCTCTCCGTGGGGTGTGGCGATGACGATGAGCCGAACCGTCCGCCATCGGGCGGCGGCACCCTCGAGCTCAACTCACAGAACCTCGTGAACGGCGGGGTTTACGCGCACACCATGCCGGCCACGCTCACGACCTACAACTATCACTGCAAGTTCCACAGCGCGATGACCGGTTCAGTGATCGTGGCCACCGGAGGCGCAGCCAGCGCTTCCGTGAGCATCACCGACAACGCCTTCAATCCCACGACGGTGACCGTAGGCCCAGGCGGAGTGGTGACCTGGACCAACAACGGGAGCAGCACGCACACCGTCACCAGCAACTGAGGAGTTGACCAGGCCCTTCGAGGGCCGGTCCAAGCCGGCCGGTCCGGATTACCCCGGGCCGGCCGTGGCGTTTCAGGGTCGATGCGGCGTGTGGCACCTGCGCCACAATTCAGAGCCGCGGCCCGGCTCGAAACGCTGCAAATCAAGCGGTTCCGGCGTTCCCCGAGCCCCTCTCGAATGGCACGTCCCCTGCGTTGAACCCTGACCGAACAGCTCCTTGCCGGGGATGGAGGTCGAGCTCATGTCGTTCCGATCGAGATTCCAGCGCCTGGTGACGATCGCCGTGATGGCGGCTGTCGTCCTCGGGACCGTCGCGCCGCTGGCGGAGGCCAAGAAGCGGCACCGCCGGTACAAGGGCCGTGTGGTGGAGCGGCGTGTCGTCGTGGAGCGGCGGCCGGTATACCGCTCGGTTCGGGTCGTTCGTCACGCGCCCTACGCGCGGTACACGGTGTGGCGTTCCGAGCGTGGGCCCGTGATCGCGGGATTTCTCGGCGGGCTCTTCCTGGGAGCGACGCTCTCCAACGCGGCGCCCTATGGATTCGTCTACTGGGACTCCTACTGCGACCGCGGGTTTGCTTCGCTCGAGATGTATGACGTCCATCTTCGGCGTCACCCGCACGAGCACGTGATCCAGGTCGTCGAGGCTCCGTACGGATACGAGTCGGTCGACCTGCACTCCTGCCCGGATTGCGGCGGGGAATACTGGGGCGACGAGCACCTATGTGACGAGTGAGTTGTGGTGGGCACCCGTGGTGGCGTGGCCGGAGACGGGGAGCGTCCAGGTTGCGCAGCGGGTCCCACCCGAAATGCGGCGGGCGGCGTCGGAAGACGCCGCCCGTTCGCTTGATCCCCTAGGGCTTCAGGCCGCCAGGTATTCGCTGGTCGCGAAGGAGTGCTCCTCGGGCTTCAGCACGCGGACCACATGACGGTCCTCGGGCATTGGACTCCATAGCTCGGCATTCTCTTCGGGCGCCGAGCTGCCGTCGGGGTTGACCAGCACGCGGCACATCGGTCGCCTCACGTCCTCCGGATTCGGACTCAGCGAGAGCACCAGGTGTCCCGTGTCGGTCTGCATCACCGAGCCGGCCGGGTAGAGACCGACCGTCTTCACCAGCGCCCAGAGGACCGCGGGGTCGAACGTGACGCGGCTCGGCCCCAGCATGTACTGCAGGGCCTCGAACGGGGTCCGCGGACGGCGGTGATAGGCACGGTGCGCGGTGATGGCGTCGAAGCAGTCGGCCACCGCCACCACGCGGCTCAGTGTGGCCTGCCCCCAGTCCAGATCGATCTGCGGATAACCGCTGCGATCGAAGTTCATGTGGTGCTCGAGGCACACGCGCAGCGCGTCCAGTGTGAGCGGAGTGAGCCCGGGCATGCGGCAGATCATCTTGACGCCTTCGATCGGGTGGCGCTTGACCATGTTCCACTCGTCGTTGGACAGCTTCGCCGGCTTGCGCAGCACGTCCCCTGGAACGGCGATCTTGCCGATGTCGTGGAGCAGTGCCGCCACGCCCAGATCCGCCAGCACCTGACGCGACTGGCCGAGCGCCTGCCCCATGCCGATCGACAGCACGCTCACGTTCACGCAATGGGCGTAGGTGTACTCGTCGTGATCGCGCATCGCGGTCAGCCCGACGACCGAGTATTCGTGGCGCATGATGTTGTCGACCACGGGCTGGACCAGGCGCTTCGCCTGACGCAGATCGGGGCGGCCAGTCTGATGAGCGCGCAACACGATCTTGCGTGTGCCGAGCACGGCGCGCCAGAACACGCGCTTCGCCCGCCCACGCTCGGTGCTCTCCTTGCGGTCCTCGAGATCGCGGGTGAGGTCGTCGGCGTCCAGCTCCACCGCCGGCACCGGGATCACGCCATGGATGTTCGCTTCGCGCACCATCTCCACCAGGCGGTCGGCGATCGAGGTCTCGTCGGCGGCGACGAACAGCTGGAAGAACCTCTCGAGCTCCGCCTCGTGCACGTCGGGCAGGAATCGGAGCCCGCCGAGCTCGCGGCGCTCGAACTCGGACATCACCGAGTGGTAGACGCTCAGCATCGACGGCTGCGCCTTGATGCGAACGCCGTTCAGATAGAAGTAGTCCGCGACCGCGACCAGCGTGACTTCGTCCTCCTGGTCCTCCTCCACGAGCTGGGTGATGACCTCGAGGAATTCCTTGAGCTGGCGCCTGAATGCCTGGTTGGTGACATCGTGCGTGCGGGCCGTCCGCAGGAGCGCGTTGAGACGCACCAGCAGCTTCAGGCCGAGCTGTGCGCTCGCCGTCCCCTCGCCGCCTTCGGGCGAGCGCAGTCCGGGATCCACGCTCATCCGCCCAGCCCCGACAAGGCATCCTCGCACGCCTTCCGCACCGGACCCCGCTTCGACAAAGCGCCGCGCTGGAGCACCATGCGCGCCTCGTCGCTGCCGATCCGCGCCAGCACTCGGGCCACCGCCTGACGATGCGCTTCCTGGCCGCGGGCGAACCAATTGCCCTTGAGCAGCTCGGCTTCGAGCGTCGGCACCGATTCGTCGCCACCCACGGCGCCGAGCGTGGAGTACACGGCCCGCCTCTCATCGGCGGACCGGGTCTCGAAGTTGGGATCCTGGAGATGAGCCAGCAGCAGCCGCGCCACCGAAGCGTCGCGCTCGACGGAGAGCTGATGCAGCACCGCGCAGAAGAGCCGGGTGTCAGCGTTGTCGAGCAGCTTGAGCAGCACCGGGCGCGCGACCGGCGGCTCCACCTGGCCGAGGGCCGCCACCACCTCGTAGCGCACCCTCGGTTCGGGGTGCTTGAGCGCGGTGCGCAGCATGCCGACGATCGGGTTGCCGCCGATCCAGCCCAGGATGTGCACGACGTTTCGCACCACGTACCAGCGCCGATCCATGAGGTACGGCGCCAGGCGCTCGGGGTTCTCGCGGCAGAGTCCCGCGATCGCCTCGGCCAACAGCCGCCGGTTGCGCCGCTGCTGGCTCTCGCCGAGCACTCCCGTCAGCAGGTCGATTCCGGGATCGCCGAGCGCCTTGGCGAACTCGATGAAATCCAGCATCGATTGCGTTTCCTGCTGGTCGAGATGCTCCACGGTGGTGCCGATCGAGATCGGCTGCAGCATCTCCTGCACCAGATTCGCCAGAGCCACCCCGCCGTCTCCGCGCAGCAACGCGATCGCCTCACGCGCTTCGAGCCACGCGCCTTTCGACAGCGCGAGGCGAAGCAGGCGCGGGGTGAACTGCTGGATCTCCACACGGTCGTCCGGCGTCACCTCGGAGGACAAGGCGGCGCGGATGATCGCCAGCGCGGTCGTGGTCGGCGACACCTCGTGCTCCGCGGCGAACTCGCGATTGAATCGCTCCACCTCCCAGGCCGACATGGCGTCGAGCTCCGCGAAGCCGGCCTCGATCTCGACCGTCAGCTCGCCCGTGGTCCAGTCGTCCGAACGGGTTCCGGGCTCGTCGCTCTCGACCGCCACCGGCGTGGCCTCCGGCTCCTCGCTGGCTTCCGGCTCGAGACCGCCCTGGGGCCATGGCACCGTGGCCGCCGCCTCCGATCCCGGCACTTCGCCACCGCCGATGTCGCCATCCGACGGCACGTAGTCGACGTCGAGGTGATCGAGTCCGGCTTCCCACAGGAGCGTGACGAGGTCGTCCTGACCGAAGTTCTGGCCGGAGACCTGAAGCACGGAATCGAGCAGGACGTCGACCTCCCGCTCCTCGATCCCGGGCGAGAAGGTCAGGCCGCGGATCCCGTCCCGGTGGAAGGGCAGCGCGAGGTTGTCGTCACGGGAGCGCGCGGGATAGAGCGAATGCTCCTCGAAGAGAACGTCCTCGGGCGAGAACTTGAGCGTGAAGGCGCCGTGCTCCTCGAGCAGACGGCCGAGCGAGGCGTAGAGATCTTCGCGGAAGCGGATGACGGTGGGGTTGTTGCCGTCGTAGAGCCGGCAGGTCTTGAGCGTCCGCCCCAGCTGATTCACCCACGCTCCCACCAGCCGGGTGATGGCGTCATCCGGTTCGCGGGCGGCAGCTTCCTTCTCCGAGTGGGCTTCGGTGTTCATTCCGGAATCCATCCAAGGACCAAAGCCTGGGGATCGATTCCGGTTTCGGCACCCTGACGAGGGGTCTTGAGGCGCCATCCCGGCGGGGAAGACGAAAGGGCGGCACGTTGCCGTGCCGCCCTTTGACGTGATGTGGTTCCCGGGGACTATGCCCGTCGGACGTTGCTCGCCTGCAGACCTTTCGGGCCGCGAGTCACCTCGAACTCGACCCGATCACCTTCGGCGAGCGTCTTGAACCCGTCCATCTGGATGGCGGAGAAGTGCACGAAGACATCTTCCCCACCCTCTTGGGAAATGAATCCAAAACCCTTCGCCTCGTTGAACCACTTCACGGTACCGAGTGCCACTGAACTACTCCTTACCTCTTGGGTCTTGCGACCCTCCAACGCCGCCTTCCGCGTGGCGGCCCGCCCGGTCGGCGTGACCGATCCTCGGTGCCGTGCGGCCGAACATAGAAACAGCCGCCAGTTGTCGCTGGCGGCATGCATTGGACAGCCGGTACCACAGACAACCGAAGTCGCAGGGAATATCGGCCAGTGCTCCCCGAAACGCAAGGCAGAATTGGCGTCGCGCAACCTGAACGCATGCAATCAACTGCCGCGTCGAATCTTCAGCGACGTTGACGCGCCGCGATCGCAGCGGCCAGGCACGCGCCCCCGAGCATGGTCCAGATCGAGGCCGCCATCGGCGTCGTTTCGGCGCCGGTGAAGTCCAGACCGGGCGCTCGATTCAGCGGACCCGCATACCAGAGGAGCAGGTAGATCACCTCGAAGAGCTTCGAGCCGCGGCTCCAGGAGCCCAGCGCCGTGGCGAGCGCAGGGACGAACAGGGCTCCGGCGACCGAGCCGTAGATGGCTACGAGATCCCCCGCCACCGCCCAGCGGATGAGCCCGCCGAGCGAGATCGCGAGCGCCAAGAGGGCGCCGGCGGCCCATTGCGCGAGCACCGGTCGCACGATTGGGCTCGGCGCCGCGCGCAGCAACCCTTCCACGCCGTGAACCGCCTCGCGGTTGCCGAGCGATGACCACAGGAACAGCGGCAGGATCCACAGCGCGGGAAGGATGCCGCGAGCCACTGCTCCCAGTGGCGCGAGCAGCGATGCCGCGAACAACCCTGCGGCCACGACGAGCCCGGCTCTCGGGACGCCCCGAAGCATGAGCTTGAGCTCGGCCAGGACCAGAGGGAGAAGGCTCAGGTCCAGCGCTCCTTCGAACGGAGTCAGTCGTGTTCTGCGTTCGGCCATGGGCGCCGAAGGCGCGGGGATCGCGGGGGCCATTCCGAGCCGCCGGCGCCCCGGCTTCACGGGGGACTCGGCGGTGTCGAATCGATCGAAAACCCAGGCGGCCATCATGCAGATGGCGAATGCCAGAAGGAGCCACGACAGGCGGGCCGCCACCATGCCGCTGGTCCATTCCATTCCTTCCCAGCGATACGTGGTGAGATCCCAGTTGCCCGAAGCCTTGAAGGTGAGTCCAAGGCTCATGTCTCCCTTTTCGGCGTCGTAATCGGGAAATGCTCGCTTGCACGCCGCGATCATGCTGGGCGTGAAGAGCGAGACCCCGAGCAGATCGAACGAAGCGCCGCGCATCGTGCCCTGGACCAATCCGAAGCTCCACAGGATGAACCACGCGACGTTCCCCATGCCTCCGCGCAGGACGGGTACCACCTCGAACAGCACCGCGAGCGCCGCCACCACCGCCATGATCGGGATCGTCCCGAGGAGAAATGGAGTGATCAGCGGGAGCGGCGCAATCCTGGGATCCTCGCCGCGGATCCACTGCATGACACCCGCGCCGACCATCAGCAGAAGGACGATCGAGACCAGGATCGCCAGGTTGCTCAAGCTCTTTCCGACGACGTAGACGAGCTTCGGCACCGGCGT is from Candidatus Eisenbacteria bacterium and encodes:
- a CDS encoding protein kinase → MIERFAGRFLLLRRLGTGGMGEVFLARDTTTGLECALKRLHVQEADLADSVRREFQALTRVRHPSIVAVHEFGVSPDGVPYYTMEYVPGLPSHRALASDDRAAIFYVAARVAHGLEVLHAANVVHGDLKPENLIVLPGDRPGALPREVKLVDFGLATLIGRTGQSHAGTAGFAAPEIVAGQTPSPSNDLYGLGATLYALLARRPPFGGETVDAVLRRQRESAPSTGPLEAAGAPGALIQLIYRLMAASPAERPRDAREVRRALEAMHPAARRPLAERIEVESIAGRESELTRFESWWSRTPLRPRLIVLSGVAGAGKSALLTELAHRATLAGRPVFHLSSAAFEEPRATAMTLLRRLALQAGADADATLGLRDATSANVETWTEAASGWIATLSRAGSPVVLIDDAERLDEWSRAWVRRLISRPEPSTVAWLWARRRADRVPEDEAMMVATGLAERIELPPLSREGLARLAAVRLGDTLPPSLEHDLWSRSGGHPGLAVELLRRAVAAGAVVEDEAGMRVDEDALSKVGAPADYEESLLARCAALEPRARMLAEALAVWRAALSADEIARLLPEAGADAIESVIDSGLATRQVSGAIQLWPPLLADRLAEEIPNERRRELHRMALGLTELSRLQRFHHLRGAGEARAALDEAALVLEEGPDTEVARLAASLAEAEVPDAAAEWHERAARQFMERRLFVPAAHHLRRALELEPSGPRRADRWVMLCRAAQRTGQPDEVFRIVETASRESLPPGARARMLADESMARLSAGQRPEARERALEALALAEASKEPEAEGVAAQTLGYLDYEA
- a CDS encoding HD domain-containing phosphohydrolase is translated as MSVDPGLRSPEGGEGTASAQLGLKLLVRLNALLRTARTHDVTNQAFRRQLKEFLEVITQLVEEDQEDEVTLVAVADYFYLNGVRIKAQPSMLSVYHSVMSEFERRELGGLRFLPDVHEAELERFFQLFVAADETSIADRLVEMVREANIHGVIPVPAVELDADDLTRDLEDRKESTERGRAKRVFWRAVLGTRKIVLRAHQTGRPDLRQAKRLVQPVVDNIMRHEYSVVGLTAMRDHDEYTYAHCVNVSVLSIGMGQALGQSRQVLADLGVAALLHDIGKIAVPGDVLRKPAKLSNDEWNMVKRHPIEGVKMICRMPGLTPLTLDALRVCLEHHMNFDRSGYPQIDLDWGQATLSRVVAVADCFDAITAHRAYHRRPRTPFEALQYMLGPSRVTFDPAVLWALVKTVGLYPAGSVMQTDTGHLVLSLSPNPEDVRRPMCRVLVNPDGSSAPEENAELWSPMPEDRHVVRVLKPEEHSFATSEYLAA
- a CDS encoding HEAT repeat domain-containing protein, whose amino-acid sequence is MNTEAHSEKEAAAREPDDAITRLVGAWVNQLGRTLKTCRLYDGNNPTVIRFREDLYASLGRLLEEHGAFTLKFSPEDVLFEEHSLYPARSRDDNLALPFHRDGIRGLTFSPGIEEREVDVLLDSVLQVSGQNFGQDDLVTLLWEAGLDHLDVDYVPSDGDIGGGEVPGSEAAATVPWPQGGLEPEASEEPEATPVAVESDEPGTRSDDWTTGELTVEIEAGFAELDAMSAWEVERFNREFAAEHEVSPTTTALAIIRAALSSEVTPDDRVEIQQFTPRLLRLALSKGAWLEAREAIALLRGDGGVALANLVQEMLQPISIGTTVEHLDQQETQSMLDFIEFAKALGDPGIDLLTGVLGESQQRRNRRLLAEAIAGLCRENPERLAPYLMDRRWYVVRNVVHILGWIGGNPIVGMLRTALKHPEPRVRYEVVAALGQVEPPVARPVLLKLLDNADTRLFCAVLHQLSVERDASVARLLLAHLQDPNFETRSADERRAVYSTLGAVGGDESVPTLEAELLKGNWFARGQEAHRQAVARVLARIGSDEARMVLQRGALSKRGPVRKACEDALSGLGG
- a CDS encoding cold-shock protein — translated: MALGTVKWFNEAKGFGFISQEGGEDVFVHFSAIQMDGFKTLAEGDRVEFEVTRGPKGLQASNVRRA